A DNA window from Bacteroides cellulosilyticus contains the following coding sequences:
- a CDS encoding pectinesterase family protein — translation MKHKLTLLLGLFFLLSAFKADKPLITIFMIGDSTMANKPLTGGNPERGWGQMLPGYLSEEIRVDNHAVNGRSSKSFIDEGRWEKVISQVKKGDYVFIQFGHNDEKSDPKRYTAPGSTFDENLKRFVNETRAKGGIPVLFNSIVRRNFGTANGNAVAQAISQDDIQKGVNPDAKREASDQPAATEGDKLIDTHGAYLDSPRNVAKELGVAFVDMNKITHDLVEGMGPVDSRKLFMWVPANQVAALPKGREDNTHLNVYGGRVVAGLAMDAIAKEVPELAKYVRHYDFVVAQDGSGDFLTVQEAIDAVPDFRKNIRTTILVRKGVYKEKIVIPESKINISLIGQDGAVLSYDDYAQKKNCFGEEKGTSGSSSCYIYAPDFYAENITFENSSGPVGQAVACFVSADRAYFKNCRFLGSQDTLYTYGKNCRQYYEDCYVEGTVDFIFGWSTAVFNRCHIHSKRGGYVTAPSTDQGQKYGYVFYECRLTADDGVRDVALSRPWRPYAQAVFIRCNLGKHISPAGWNNWGNKEAEKTVFYAEYESTGEGANPKARVPYSHQLKNLKGYEIETVLAGDDGWNPVKNGDELLSIKR, via the coding sequence ATGAAACACAAGTTGACATTATTGCTGGGGTTGTTCTTCCTGCTCTCGGCTTTCAAGGCTGACAAGCCTTTGATTACGATTTTCATGATTGGAGACTCCACTATGGCGAATAAGCCATTGACGGGTGGAAACCCCGAACGTGGCTGGGGACAGATGTTGCCCGGCTATCTTTCCGAGGAAATCCGTGTAGACAATCATGCTGTGAATGGACGTAGTTCCAAGAGTTTTATTGACGAGGGACGGTGGGAAAAGGTGATCTCACAGGTGAAGAAAGGGGACTATGTATTTATTCAGTTCGGACATAACGATGAGAAGTCCGATCCGAAGCGGTATACGGCTCCGGGAAGTACCTTTGATGAGAACCTGAAACGTTTTGTAAACGAAACCCGTGCCAAAGGTGGTATTCCCGTTTTGTTTAACTCCATTGTACGCCGTAACTTTGGTACGGCAAACGGAAATGCAGTGGCTCAGGCTATCAGTCAGGATGATATACAGAAAGGAGTGAATCCGGATGCAAAGCGGGAGGCTTCGGATCAGCCAGCTGCTACTGAAGGCGACAAACTGATTGATACACACGGTGCTTATCTGGATTCTCCGCGGAATGTAGCGAAAGAATTGGGTGTGGCTTTTGTGGATATGAATAAGATTACGCATGACCTTGTAGAGGGCATGGGGCCGGTAGACTCCCGGAAATTATTTATGTGGGTACCTGCCAATCAGGTCGCCGCGTTGCCGAAGGGACGTGAAGATAACACTCATCTGAATGTTTATGGTGGGCGTGTTGTGGCTGGTTTGGCCATGGATGCCATTGCCAAGGAAGTGCCGGAACTGGCTAAGTATGTTCGGCATTATGATTTTGTAGTGGCACAGGATGGCAGCGGAGATTTCCTTACCGTGCAGGAGGCTATTGATGCTGTTCCTGATTTCCGCAAGAATATCCGTACTACGATACTGGTACGTAAAGGTGTGTATAAGGAGAAGATTGTGATACCGGAAAGTAAGATCAATATTTCTCTGATAGGTCAGGACGGGGCAGTGCTTTCGTATGATGATTATGCGCAGAAGAAAAACTGCTTTGGCGAAGAAAAAGGAACCTCCGGTTCATCTTCCTGCTATATTTATGCTCCTGATTTTTATGCTGAGAATATCACGTTTGAGAACTCTTCCGGTCCGGTAGGACAGGCGGTAGCCTGCTTCGTAAGTGCCGATCGTGCTTATTTCAAGAATTGCCGTTTCCTTGGCTCTCAGGATACGCTTTATACGTATGGGAAAAATTGCCGTCAGTACTATGAAGATTGCTACGTAGAAGGTACGGTAGACTTCATATTCGGCTGGTCTACGGCTGTCTTCAACCGTTGCCATATCCATAGTAAAAGAGGTGGTTATGTCACTGCACCTTCTACGGATCAGGGACAGAAATATGGCTACGTATTTTATGAATGTCGCCTGACTGCGGATGATGGTGTACGGGATGTCGCTCTTTCACGCCCCTGGCGTCCGTATGCGCAGGCTGTGTTTATCCGTTGCAATCTGGGTAAACATATCTCTCCTGCCGGATGGAATAACTGGGGAAATAAAGAAGCTGAAAAGACAGTTTTCTATGCAGAATATGAAAGCACGGGTGAGGGTGCCAACCCCAAAGCGCGTGTTCCTTATTCCCATCAGTTGAAGAACCTCAAAGGGTATGAGATAGAAACCGTACTTGCCGGAGATGACGGGTGGAATCCGGTGAAAAATGGGGATGAACTGCTAAGTATAAAGCGCTGA
- a CDS encoding SusC/RagA family TonB-linked outer membrane protein: MNYRKKVVLMLGVLSYLNLGTFSQAAPSTVDHTSVAGVQQASNDKKTIKISGSVRDAAGESIIGATILEKGTSNGVVSDMDGNFSMTVAANGILHISYIGYVDQDIAVAGKSLFNIQLLEDTEMLDEVVVIGYGTVKRRDLTGAIASVKGDEVAANPVSNVAQALQGRLPGVNVVSQDGRPGATISVRVRGGGSITQSNDPLYVVDGFPVSNIGDIPASEIESIDVLKDASSTAIYGARGANGVILVTTKSAKEGQIKVSYDGYVQVKNVSKTLETLSAQEYILHNWSYAASRGTANQDAVEKYFGLGSKYGNHYADYANVKAHDYTDDVLRTALSHNHSVNVSGGTDKTKVIFTLGYINDEGIKINSDYNRLNASFKIRQKLAKTLDLDVDFRYTESNLNGRENVTNGKGSNVSGAYRYRPIDNPLGGVSYSEVASGFSFGVANIDDRHNPVELIDDITNKSYSRSLRGSAALSWEIIKGLVARSELSLTRSSSKSTYYENGYTNGDKRATLNRGMGDGLRSVSTLNYNFNIGKNNVFSALLGNEVLKSDSESSQITGRGYPSTFDYDTTMGLIHTATTSFSATNSYSVPARTVSFFGRLSYTFMDRYLFTGTFRADGSSKFAPDNRWGYFPAGAFAWRLSEEPFMNGTKDWLSNLKLRLSYGTSGSDNISSNLWRETWSSLGSGSNHTPINGELGSFYRPDGLLANSKLKWETTISRNFGIDFGFLNNRVNGSLEVYWNTTKDLLMAVPVDNTTGYSYQFQNFGKTSNRGIELSVNVDVINKGDFRFNVGAIYNYNRNKLDELPNADQYLYSSYWGSSSLVPTNDYMFVEGKAIGLVRGFISEGYYTVDDFNYTNGQYVLKEGVPDITKALTATYMHPYDLPAGQTAFPGAAKFRDVDESGTVDLDDATCLGEVMPRHTGSFQLNFNYKNFDLSTNFNWTAGGKVYNVAAMINASGQEFDGIGAQRASWVADAFKVYNVNAAGDLYAVTNPDELRALNANAKYHLPYHQSGITSSEWLENGSYLRLQTLTLGYTLPKNWLAKVHVDKIRLYLTATNLFTITGYSGIDPEVNANPTGQSGFYSDLRIFPTLNMDFGTYPRARTFTFGANITF, translated from the coding sequence ATGAATTACAGGAAAAAGGTCGTGTTAATGCTCGGGGTTTTATCCTACCTCAATTTGGGAACTTTTTCTCAAGCTGCTCCCTCGACAGTGGATCATACTTCAGTAGCCGGTGTGCAGCAAGCTTCCAATGACAAGAAGACAATTAAGATTTCCGGTTCGGTCAGAGACGCTGCCGGTGAATCTATTATTGGTGCTACCATCCTGGAGAAAGGAACTTCAAACGGTGTCGTTTCCGATATGGATGGTAACTTTTCTATGACTGTGGCTGCTAATGGGATATTACACATCTCTTATATAGGTTATGTAGACCAGGATATAGCGGTTGCGGGTAAGAGTCTTTTCAATATTCAGTTGCTTGAAGATACGGAAATGCTGGATGAAGTGGTTGTTATCGGTTACGGTACGGTGAAACGTCGTGACCTGACGGGAGCCATAGCTTCGGTAAAAGGAGATGAGGTTGCCGCCAACCCTGTATCCAACGTTGCGCAGGCCTTGCAGGGACGTCTGCCGGGAGTGAACGTGGTGTCGCAGGACGGTCGTCCGGGAGCTACGATCTCGGTTCGTGTCCGCGGAGGAGGGTCCATTACCCAGTCCAATGATCCGCTTTACGTAGTCGATGGATTTCCGGTAAGCAATATTGGTGATATACCGGCTTCGGAAATAGAATCTATCGATGTGTTGAAAGATGCGTCATCTACGGCAATTTACGGTGCACGCGGTGCAAACGGTGTAATCCTTGTTACTACTAAGAGTGCCAAAGAAGGTCAGATCAAGGTGAGCTACGATGGCTATGTACAGGTCAAGAATGTATCGAAGACACTTGAAACGCTTTCGGCTCAGGAATATATTCTTCATAACTGGAGCTATGCCGCATCCAGAGGAACGGCTAACCAGGATGCTGTTGAGAAATACTTCGGTCTGGGAAGTAAGTATGGTAACCACTATGCCGACTATGCCAATGTGAAAGCTCATGATTATACGGATGACGTACTGCGCACTGCATTGTCGCATAACCACAGTGTGAATGTTTCGGGTGGTACGGATAAAACGAAAGTGATATTTACACTGGGCTACATTAATGATGAAGGAATCAAGATCAATTCGGATTACAACCGTCTGAACGCTTCTTTCAAGATTCGTCAGAAGCTCGCCAAGACGCTGGACCTGGATGTTGATTTCCGTTATACGGAGTCAAATCTGAATGGACGTGAGAATGTAACGAACGGTAAAGGCTCTAATGTGTCGGGAGCTTATCGCTATCGTCCCATTGACAATCCGTTGGGTGGTGTCTCTTATTCGGAAGTTGCGTCAGGCTTCAGTTTCGGTGTGGCTAATATCGATGACAGGCACAATCCGGTAGAACTGATCGATGATATCACGAATAAATCCTATTCCCGTTCATTGAGAGGATCGGCTGCTTTGTCGTGGGAGATCATCAAAGGGCTTGTGGCCCGCAGTGAACTGTCACTTACCCGTAGTTCTTCGAAAAGTACTTATTATGAGAACGGATATACAAACGGAGATAAGCGTGCCACCCTTAACCGGGGCATGGGAGATGGATTGCGTTCGGTGAGCACCTTAAATTATAACTTCAATATCGGCAAGAACAATGTATTCTCGGCATTGCTGGGTAATGAAGTCCTGAAGTCGGATTCCGAATCGTCACAAATCACGGGCCGTGGTTATCCCTCTACATTTGATTATGACACCACGATGGGGTTGATCCATACGGCAACCACCTCTTTCTCTGCCACCAATTCTTATAGTGTGCCCGCCCGTACAGTGTCCTTTTTCGGACGTTTGAGCTATACTTTCATGGACCGTTATCTGTTCACCGGTACGTTCCGTGCCGACGGCTCTTCTAAATTTGCGCCGGATAATCGTTGGGGATACTTTCCCGCAGGTGCTTTCGCATGGCGTCTTTCGGAAGAACCTTTCATGAACGGTACGAAAGATTGGCTTTCCAACCTGAAGCTTCGTTTGTCCTATGGCACTTCGGGCAGCGACAATATTAGTTCCAATCTGTGGCGTGAAACCTGGTCGAGCCTTGGTTCGGGCAGCAATCATACCCCTATCAACGGTGAACTCGGTTCATTCTATCGTCCGGACGGTTTGCTGGCCAACTCTAAACTGAAATGGGAAACTACCATTTCACGCAACTTCGGCATTGACTTCGGATTCCTGAACAACCGTGTGAACGGTAGTCTGGAAGTATACTGGAATACTACGAAAGATTTGTTGATGGCCGTACCTGTGGATAACACTACCGGATACTCTTACCAGTTCCAGAACTTCGGTAAAACATCCAATCGTGGTATTGAGCTTTCGGTGAATGTAGATGTGATAAACAAAGGTGATTTCCGTTTCAACGTAGGCGCCATCTATAACTACAACCGCAATAAACTGGACGAACTGCCTAATGCCGACCAGTATCTCTACTCTTCATACTGGGGTTCTTCCTCTCTGGTTCCTACCAACGACTATATGTTTGTGGAAGGGAAAGCGATCGGTCTGGTACGTGGCTTTATCAGCGAAGGATATTATACCGTGGACGATTTCAATTACACCAACGGCCAGTACGTTCTGAAAGAAGGTGTGCCCGATATTACGAAAGCCTTGACCGCTACATACATGCACCCTTACGATCTGCCTGCCGGACAGACTGCATTCCCCGGAGCTGCCAAATTCCGTGATGTGGATGAAAGCGGTACGGTAGACCTGGATGATGCTACTTGCCTGGGCGAAGTGATGCCTCGCCATACGGGAAGCTTCCAACTGAATTTCAACTATAAGAACTTCGATCTTTCTACTAACTTCAACTGGACGGCAGGCGGTAAGGTATATAACGTGGCTGCTATGATCAATGCATCCGGTCAGGAATTTGACGGAATCGGTGCGCAACGTGCATCCTGGGTGGCCGATGCTTTCAAGGTTTATAATGTGAATGCTGCGGGTGACTTGTATGCCGTTACCAATCCCGATGAGTTGAGAGCTTTGAATGCGAATGCCAAATATCATTTACCCTACCATCAGAGCGGTATTACTTCATCAGAATGGTTGGAGAATGGTTCATACCTCCGTTTGCAGACGCTGACGCTCGGATATACCTTGCCCAAGAACTGGTTGGCTAAAGTGCATGTGGATAAGATACGCCTGTACCTCACCGCAACCAATCTCTTCACCATTACCGGTTATTCGGGCATAGATCCTGAAGTGAATGCCAATCCTACAGGACAAAGCGGATTCTACAGTGACCTGAGAATTTTCCCGACGCTCAACATGGACTTCGGAACTTATCCACGTGCACGCACATTCACTTTCGGTGCTAACATAACTTTCTAA
- a CDS encoding MFS transporter has product MSLNQNAMGKMTNYRWTICAMLFFATTVNYLDRQVLSLTWKDFIAPEFHWTDNDYGTITSIFSLIYAFSMLFAGRFIDWMGTKKGYLWAIGVWSFGACLHAVCGYATELWVGLESSDALIAVETGSAMALTIATVSVYFFIAARFVLALGEAGNFPAAIKVTAEYFPKKDRAYATSIFNAGATVGALAAPVTIPLLAKYFKEIGIGNGWEMAFIVIGALGFIWMGMWVFMYTEPAKSKHVNKAELEYIEQDKHEEGVAPVEAGKEEKKMSFLQSFCYKQTWAFAFGKFMTDGVWWFFLFWTPAYISDVYGFSSDSSTAMLLIFVLYAITMLSIYGGKLPTIIMNKTGMNPYAARMRAMLIFAFFPLLALFAQPLGSYSYWFPVIIIGIAGAAHQSWSANIFSTVSDMFPKTAIATVTGIGGMAGGIGSFLINKGSGMLFTYAAGTTMADGTEVEMTKDLLKQGAQYVRPAMEFMGFSGKPAGYFIIFCICAVAYLIGWVVMKALVPKYKPIVLE; this is encoded by the coding sequence ATGAGTTTAAATCAAAATGCAATGGGAAAGATGACCAACTACAGGTGGACCATCTGTGCCATGTTATTTTTTGCGACAACAGTAAACTACCTTGACCGCCAGGTGCTGTCATTGACGTGGAAAGACTTTATCGCTCCCGAGTTCCATTGGACCGACAACGATTACGGTACCATTACCTCTATCTTCTCTCTTATTTACGCTTTCAGTATGCTATTTGCCGGTCGCTTCATCGACTGGATGGGAACTAAAAAAGGTTATTTGTGGGCTATCGGCGTATGGTCATTTGGTGCTTGTCTTCACGCTGTTTGCGGTTATGCTACCGAATTGTGGGTAGGATTGGAAAGTTCGGATGCACTGATTGCTGTAGAAACCGGTTCTGCAATGGCACTCACCATTGCAACAGTCAGCGTTTACTTCTTTATTGCTGCCCGTTTTGTTTTGGCACTTGGTGAAGCGGGTAACTTCCCGGCAGCCATCAAAGTTACCGCTGAATATTTTCCAAAGAAGGACCGTGCATACGCAACCAGTATTTTTAATGCCGGTGCTACGGTAGGTGCACTTGCAGCACCTGTCACGATTCCACTATTAGCCAAATATTTTAAAGAGATCGGTATAGGAAACGGTTGGGAAATGGCTTTCATCGTGATCGGTGCCCTCGGGTTCATCTGGATGGGTATGTGGGTGTTCATGTATACAGAACCCGCCAAGAGCAAACATGTGAATAAGGCTGAGCTGGAATACATTGAACAAGATAAGCACGAAGAAGGTGTTGCCCCTGTAGAAGCAGGAAAAGAAGAAAAGAAAATGAGCTTCCTGCAGTCTTTCTGTTACAAACAAACCTGGGCTTTCGCATTCGGCAAGTTCATGACCGACGGTGTCTGGTGGTTCTTCCTTTTCTGGACTCCTGCATATATCAGCGACGTTTACGGCTTCTCATCAGATAGTTCTACGGCCATGCTGCTGATTTTTGTTCTTTATGCAATTACTATGTTGTCTATTTATGGTGGTAAACTACCTACCATTATTATGAACAAGACAGGCATGAACCCTTATGCAGCACGTATGCGAGCCATGTTGATTTTCGCATTCTTCCCTCTGTTGGCGCTGTTCGCACAGCCATTGGGTTCTTACTCTTATTGGTTCCCGGTTATCATTATCGGTATCGCCGGTGCAGCTCACCAGTCTTGGTCAGCTAACATCTTCTCAACCGTAAGTGATATGTTCCCTAAAACAGCTATTGCAACTGTAACAGGTATTGGTGGTATGGCTGGTGGTATTGGTTCATTCCTTATTAATAAAGGATCCGGTATGTTGTTTACCTATGCCGCCGGAACTACAATGGCAGACGGAACGGAAGTGGAAATGACAAAAGACCTGCTGAAACAAGGTGCGCAGTATGTGCGTCCCGCCATGGAATTCATGGGTTTCTCCGGCAAACCGGCCGGATACTTCATCATCTTCTGCATCTGTGCAGTAGCATATTTGATTGGTTGGGTTGTAATGAAGGCTTTGGTTCCGAAATACAAACCTATCGTATTGGAATAA
- a CDS encoding cupin domain-containing protein yields the protein MKKTRSNTFILEKEIAWEPAGEGVVRQIMGYDGQVMLVKVKFEQGAIGTPHTHYHTQTTYVASGKFEFTVNGEKQIVETGDGIYIEPDAEHGCVCLEAGILIDCFSPMRADFLKR from the coding sequence ATGAAAAAGACAAGAAGTAACACTTTCATTCTTGAAAAAGAAATCGCATGGGAACCGGCAGGCGAAGGAGTAGTACGCCAAATAATGGGCTACGACGGGCAAGTGATGCTGGTTAAAGTAAAATTCGAGCAAGGTGCCATCGGTACACCACACACCCACTACCATACACAAACCACCTATGTGGCAAGCGGTAAATTTGAGTTTACCGTGAACGGTGAAAAACAAATTGTAGAAACCGGAGACGGCATCTACATTGAACCGGATGCGGAACACGGGTGCGTATGCCTGGAAGCTGGTATTCTGATAGATTGTTTCAGCCCCATGAGAGCAGATTTCCTGAAGCGCTAA
- a CDS encoding glycoside hydrolase family 105 protein, with protein MMNNLLCKTFVMGALICSTQLSAQKVSDKQPWSVRMVESEMIRCPESWQLDFQPKLKWDYCHGLELQAMLDVYDTYGDQKMFDYALAYADTMIHKDGSIETYKLHEYNIDRLNSGKFLFRIYEQTKDEKYKKAIDLLRSQLDTHPRNEDGGFWHKKVYPNQMWLDGLYMGAPFYAEYAFRNNRVQDYKDIVNQFITVARHTYDPKNGLYRHACDVSRKERWADPVTGQSQHSWGRAMGWYAMAFVDALDFIPKHEAGRDSMLVILNNIAAQVKRIQDPKTGLWYQVLDKSGEKGNYVESSCSTMFVYALFKAVRKGYIDKSYLKVALKGYQGILDNFIEVDKDGVVTITRACAVAGLGGKNYRMGDYTYYINETIRSNDPKAVGPFIMASLEWERLQQVKEIVNQK; from the coding sequence ATGATGAACAATCTGCTTTGTAAAACTTTTGTGATGGGAGCACTGATTTGCTCCACTCAGTTGTCTGCTCAGAAAGTAAGTGATAAGCAACCGTGGTCGGTACGTATGGTAGAGTCGGAGATGATCCGTTGCCCGGAATCATGGCAGTTGGATTTCCAACCGAAACTGAAATGGGATTATTGTCATGGGCTGGAATTACAAGCCATGCTGGATGTGTATGATACGTATGGAGATCAGAAGATGTTTGACTATGCGCTGGCTTATGCGGACACCATGATACACAAGGACGGAAGTATCGAAACCTATAAACTGCATGAATATAATATCGACCGCTTGAATTCAGGTAAATTCCTGTTCCGCATCTACGAACAGACGAAAGATGAAAAGTATAAGAAGGCTATTGATTTATTGCGTAGTCAGCTTGACACCCATCCGCGTAATGAGGACGGCGGTTTCTGGCATAAGAAAGTATATCCGAACCAGATGTGGTTGGATGGTCTTTATATGGGAGCACCTTTCTATGCTGAATATGCTTTCCGCAATAATCGTGTGCAGGATTATAAAGATATTGTGAACCAGTTCATAACAGTGGCACGCCACACGTATGATCCGAAGAACGGGCTTTATCGTCATGCCTGTGATGTAAGTCGCAAGGAACGTTGGGCAGATCCCGTTACCGGACAGTCGCAACATAGCTGGGGACGTGCTATGGGATGGTATGCAATGGCATTTGTAGATGCACTGGACTTTATTCCGAAACATGAGGCAGGACGTGATTCCATGCTCGTTATCCTTAATAATATTGCCGCACAGGTGAAGCGCATACAAGATCCGAAGACCGGATTATGGTATCAGGTATTGGATAAGAGTGGTGAGAAAGGAAACTATGTAGAGTCTTCCTGTTCTACTATGTTTGTTTATGCCCTGTTCAAAGCTGTTCGTAAAGGATATATTGATAAATCGTATCTGAAAGTGGCTCTCAAGGGATACCAAGGTATTCTTGATAACTTCATAGAAGTAGATAAAGACGGTGTGGTGACTATTACCAGAGCCTGTGCGGTTGCCGGTCTGGGTGGCAAAAACTACCGTATGGGAGATTACACCTATTATATTAATGAAACAATCCGCAGCAACGATCCCAAGGCGGTAGGTCCGTTTATCATGGCAAGTCTGGAGTGGGAGCGTCTGCAACAAGTAAAGGAAATCGTTAATCAGAAATAA
- a CDS encoding pectinesterase family protein → MKRLTYYLCGILLLLVGIMPLSAQSQYKDTIVVARDGSGDYRTLTEAMEGIRAFMDYKVTVLIKNGTYKEKAIIPSWVQNVDFIGESVENTIITYDDHANINKMGTFRTYTVKVQGNNITFKNLTIENNAARLGQAVALHTEGDKLVFINCRLLGNQDTIYTGAARTRLYFVDCYIEGTTDFIFGPSTALFENCEIRSKTNSYVTAASTPEDIAVGYVFKNCKLTANPGVDKVYLGRPWRPYAATVFINCEMGKHIRPEGWHNWGKEENEKTARYAEYNSTGEGAAAAGRVKWAKQLTKKEAAQYDDLNYIYRMCSDWKPEN, encoded by the coding sequence ATGAAACGGCTAACTTATTATTTATGCGGCATACTTCTTCTCCTGGTGGGGATCATGCCGTTATCGGCACAGTCCCAATATAAAGATACGATTGTGGTTGCCCGTGATGGTTCGGGAGACTATCGCACGTTGACGGAAGCTATGGAAGGCATTCGTGCTTTTATGGATTACAAGGTTACAGTGCTGATAAAGAATGGAACGTATAAGGAGAAAGCGATAATTCCTTCTTGGGTGCAGAATGTAGATTTCATCGGTGAAAGTGTGGAGAATACGATTATCACGTATGATGACCATGCCAACATTAATAAGATGGGTACTTTCCGTACCTATACTGTAAAAGTGCAGGGAAACAATATTACCTTCAAAAACCTGACCATAGAAAACAATGCTGCCAGACTGGGGCAAGCGGTTGCCCTTCATACGGAGGGGGATAAGCTGGTATTTATCAACTGCCGTTTGCTGGGAAATCAGGATACCATCTATACAGGTGCCGCACGTACACGCCTTTATTTCGTAGATTGCTACATTGAAGGAACCACCGATTTTATTTTCGGTCCTTCTACCGCTTTGTTTGAGAACTGCGAAATCCGTAGCAAAACAAATTCATACGTGACGGCAGCTTCTACGCCCGAAGACATTGCGGTGGGTTATGTCTTTAAGAATTGCAAACTGACGGCCAATCCGGGTGTGGACAAGGTTTATCTGGGACGTCCCTGGCGTCCGTATGCTGCCACCGTATTTATCAATTGTGAAATGGGTAAGCATATCCGTCCCGAAGGATGGCATAATTGGGGAAAAGAGGAAAATGAGAAGACAGCTCGCTATGCTGAGTACAATAGTACGGGAGAAGGTGCTGCGGCAGCCGGTCGGGTAAAATGGGCGAAACAGCTGACCAAGAAAGAAGCAGCCCAATACGATGATCTGAATTACATCTATCGGATGTGTAGTGACTGGAAGCCTGAAAATTAA
- a CDS encoding acetylxylan esterase, with the protein MMIKNLFVLLFALILPLSFASAENYPYRSDVLWVTVPNHADWIYKTGEKATVEVQFYKYGIPQDGVTVSYEIGGDMMPAETSGSVTLKQGKAVILIGTMKEPGFRDCRMTATVDGKSYKHHVKVGFSPEKIKPYTQMPKDFKEFWDKNKAEAAKYPLTYTKELAKEYCTDKVDCYLIKLMLNSRGQSIYGYLFYPKNATKGSCPVVLCPPGAGIKTIKEPLRHKYYAEEGCIRFEIEIHGLNPTMTAEEFKEISNAFNGRENGYLNNGLENRDNYYMKRVYLGCVRSIDLLTSLPEWDGKNVIVQGGSQGGALALITTGLDPRVTACVANHPALSDMAGYKAGRAGGYPHFFRTEGMDTPEKLRTMAYYDVVNFARLIKVPTYITWGYNDDVCPPTTSYAVYNTLDCPKEALITPINEHWTSNDTEYGQLQWILKHLK; encoded by the coding sequence ATGATGATAAAGAATTTATTTGTATTACTGTTCGCCCTGATACTGCCGCTATCGTTTGCATCTGCGGAGAATTATCCGTACCGGAGCGATGTCCTTTGGGTGACCGTACCCAATCATGCCGACTGGATTTATAAGACCGGAGAAAAAGCTACGGTTGAAGTTCAGTTCTATAAATATGGTATTCCGCAGGATGGAGTAACCGTATCATACGAGATAGGCGGAGATATGATGCCTGCCGAAACTTCCGGCTCTGTCACCTTGAAGCAAGGTAAGGCTGTAATTCTCATCGGAACCATGAAGGAACCGGGATTTCGCGATTGCCGGATGACGGCAACTGTGGATGGAAAGAGCTATAAGCACCACGTAAAAGTCGGTTTCTCACCGGAGAAGATTAAACCTTATACGCAGATGCCGAAGGACTTTAAAGAATTCTGGGATAAGAATAAAGCGGAAGCCGCCAAATATCCGTTGACTTACACGAAGGAACTGGCAAAGGAATATTGTACCGACAAGGTGGATTGCTATCTTATTAAGCTGATGTTGAACAGTCGCGGACAGAGCATTTACGGCTACTTGTTCTATCCGAAGAATGCCACAAAAGGCTCTTGTCCGGTAGTGCTTTGTCCTCCGGGTGCGGGTATCAAGACCATCAAGGAACCTTTGCGCCATAAATATTATGCAGAAGAGGGATGTATTCGTTTTGAGATCGAGATACACGGGCTGAACCCAACGATGACCGCGGAAGAATTCAAGGAAATCAGTAACGCTTTCAACGGCAGAGAGAACGGCTATCTGAATAATGGACTTGAGAACCGTGACAACTATTATATGAAACGCGTGTATCTGGGGTGTGTGCGCAGCATCGACCTTCTGACTTCCTTGCCCGAATGGGATGGCAAGAATGTAATTGTCCAGGGTGGCAGCCAGGGCGGAGCTTTAGCTCTGATTACGACCGGTCTGGATCCTCGTGTAACAGCTTGTGTAGCCAATCACCCCGCTTTGAGTGATATGGCAGGGTATAAAGCAGGGCGTGCCGGAGGTTATCCCCACTTTTTCCGTACCGAAGGGATGGATACGCCGGAGAAGTTGAGAACGATGGCATATTATGATGTGGTGAACTTCGCCCGTCTGATAAAGGTTCCTACCTATATTACCTGGGGATACAATGACGATGTTTGTCCGCCGACCACCAGTTATGCCGTTTATAACACGCTGGATTGTCCGAAGGAAGCATTGATCACCCCGATTAATGAGCACTGGACTTCCAATGATACGGAATACGGGCAATTGCAGTGGATATTGAAGCATCTGAAATAA